A region of Curvibacter sp. AEP1-3 DNA encodes the following proteins:
- a CDS encoding RES domain-containing protein encodes MTIEKISNTRSLTLQGRNARLCCLDPGYGIHRLYRFPEGGFKPAPPQFRNGRLDPPVGRPDDYGMLYAADSLLTAALECGALLLMPPAQPTYEISLIAEAELPPVKHVILRATQKVKLVDFMDSATASAFGLNIDGVLDHLPPWRQAAAQLIELLRQDMAYHDVVGVCYRS; translated from the coding sequence ATGACCATCGAAAAAATATCGAACACTAGATCGCTTACGCTCCAAGGCCGCAATGCACGGTTGTGTTGTTTGGACCCGGGTTACGGAATTCACCGGCTTTATCGCTTCCCCGAAGGAGGCTTTAAACCCGCTCCTCCGCAATTTCGTAACGGCCGCTTAGACCCCCCCGTTGGACGTCCCGACGATTACGGAATGCTGTACGCGGCCGACTCTTTGCTGACCGCTGCGCTCGAATGCGGGGCACTATTGTTGATGCCTCCTGCTCAACCTACCTACGAGATCTCATTGATCGCGGAAGCAGAACTGCCTCCCGTAAAGCATGTAATCCTTCGCGCAACCCAAAAAGTCAAATTGGTCGACTTCATGGATAGTGCAACGGCAAGTGCATTCGGGCTGAACATCGATGGGGTATTGGATCATCTCCCTCCATGGCGACAGGCAGCAGCACAGTTGATTGAGCTGTTACGTCAAGACATGGCATATCACGATGTCGTAGGTGTCTGTTACCGGAGTTGA
- a CDS encoding helix-turn-helix domain-containing protein, with translation MSFIMDKIKTPQMLGAAFHKMRSEAGLRPSKIAERAGRSRDILYRLEGGKDVSVSALLDLLRATGHAIQIVPAGLPTMDQMRSMFKEDADDDA, from the coding sequence ATGTCCTTTATTATGGACAAAATAAAGACGCCTCAAATGCTTGGCGCTGCGTTTCACAAAATGCGTAGCGAGGCCGGCCTTCGACCCAGCAAAATCGCGGAACGGGCAGGCCGCAGCCGAGATATCCTATACCGACTGGAGGGCGGCAAAGACGTCTCTGTGAGCGCACTACTTGATCTTCTGCGGGCCACAGGCCATGCCATTCAGATCGTGCCGGCTGGCCTTCCCACAATGGACCAGATGCGCTCTATGTTCAAGGAGGACGCTGATGACGACGCGTGA
- a CDS encoding helix-turn-helix domain-containing protein, producing the protein MAIDLKTLGSKLAKYRGQLKESIIAVASATGIDAARLTAIEAGQVEPTGDEVLILADHYRCDFKFFISNEQVAPFEQTETLYRAHGNDFTKEDRRSIQDFLYLCETEDFLMRELGRPPKDFSFSPSGDFFKGHGEAAAARLRAALGHDDRVVPRDVYAEFRSVGVHVFRRKLGNSNISGLFIMHPVAGKCALVNHSEDIYRQRFSAAHEMAHAIFDSAQGASVSFDGSSGSDYLELRANRFASCFLMPPAFLKKLPPPNQWSDADAQRWANDLRVSCVALAIALKEAKLIDQANYDRIRRLRVPREAKIDPELPASLNTTQRQRKAHLLELGLSDFYVDLCFEGFSSGVISIGRLAEALLCSHGELAELANLYGRTLHGH; encoded by the coding sequence ATGGCCATCGACCTGAAAACCCTAGGCTCAAAACTCGCCAAATACCGAGGACAGCTCAAAGAGTCCATCATTGCGGTCGCGTCCGCGACCGGCATTGACGCCGCGCGTCTAACGGCCATCGAAGCGGGACAGGTCGAACCGACAGGCGATGAAGTGCTGATCCTGGCCGACCACTATCGCTGCGACTTCAAGTTCTTCATCTCAAACGAACAGGTGGCGCCGTTCGAGCAAACCGAGACGCTCTACCGGGCCCATGGCAACGACTTCACGAAGGAAGATCGCCGGTCCATCCAAGACTTCCTATATCTGTGTGAGACCGAAGACTTCTTGATGAGGGAACTGGGGCGTCCACCCAAGGACTTTTCCTTTTCGCCAAGCGGCGACTTCTTTAAAGGCCACGGCGAGGCCGCCGCCGCGCGACTGCGCGCCGCTCTGGGACATGATGACCGCGTGGTACCACGCGATGTCTACGCGGAATTTCGCAGCGTCGGCGTCCATGTCTTCCGCCGCAAGTTAGGCAACTCGAACATTTCCGGCCTCTTCATCATGCATCCGGTTGCCGGAAAGTGCGCCTTGGTCAACCATAGCGAAGACATTTACCGCCAGCGATTCAGCGCTGCTCACGAAATGGCCCACGCCATCTTCGACTCTGCGCAGGGCGCCAGCGTTAGTTTCGATGGCTCCAGCGGGTCTGACTATTTGGAGCTTCGCGCCAATCGCTTCGCATCGTGTTTTTTGATGCCGCCCGCCTTTTTGAAGAAGCTGCCGCCGCCAAACCAGTGGAGCGACGCGGATGCTCAGCGATGGGCCAACGATTTGCGAGTGAGCTGCGTCGCGCTTGCCATCGCTCTCAAAGAGGCCAAGCTCATCGACCAAGCCAACTACGACCGCATACGCAGATTGCGTGTGCCGCGCGAAGCCAAGATCGATCCCGAACTGCCCGCCAGTCTCAACACCACGCAGCGCCAGCGCAAAGCTCACCTCCTAGAGCTTGGCCTCTCGGACTTCTACGTCGACCTGTGCTTCGAGGGTTTCAGCTCTGGTGTGATCAGCATCGGTCGTTTGGCCGAAGCCCTGCTATGCAGCCACGGCGAGCTCGCCGAACTTGCGAACCTCTATGGCCGGACACTACATGGCCATTGA
- a CDS encoding type II toxin-antitoxin system HipA family toxin gives MTTRELPDKIKQLDVLVGQDIAGNLVKDSIYNFSYAEDASNKPVVGLFMPRTSLSYQDSALFPVMDQNLPEGYLFQRIREMFPKQALTPMHLLALAGTNGIGRLGFLQKGEQPTKMQTVSREQLLRAHPDQGLFDELVRTYLGTGTGIAGMQPKIMVPDRATVPVPNLIVKTGSPVYPGLAANEFLCMTAADRAGITVPAFDLSDDGSMMILDRFDLREDGTRLGFEDVAALMGLQVHDKLSDRKYHGSYEMIAEVFRTINLSASDLEEFFAQVAFSAMVRNGDGHLKNFGVLYTSAADVHLSPMFDVITTSIYQYERFPGGPSMEDNTMALKLFRGKQSKTKTYPLPDELIQFGTQVCGVTRPLEVLERIAQALLETLQEYKMDTRIPDGLIAKMGTAWEKGMPSRTRGTVFLATAGENTANQVQLRLHALPTLSHMAGARYTLWQCASTAMQQTGDTAIDWKAVEDATIAESMGSKGQTAESVYDVLRIHSPGAVTEAQQADLAQRVDAMANKLTQAPIDPRPSHTQRAP, from the coding sequence ATGACGACGCGTGAGCTTCCAGACAAAATCAAGCAGCTCGATGTATTGGTTGGCCAGGACATCGCAGGGAATCTGGTGAAAGACTCCATCTACAACTTCAGCTACGCCGAAGATGCCTCGAACAAGCCTGTTGTGGGTCTGTTCATGCCAAGGACCTCGCTGTCGTACCAGGATTCTGCGCTGTTTCCTGTGATGGATCAGAACCTTCCCGAAGGTTACCTGTTTCAGCGCATTCGGGAAATGTTTCCGAAGCAGGCGTTGACCCCGATGCACCTGCTCGCGCTTGCAGGGACCAATGGTATTGGTCGTTTAGGTTTTCTGCAAAAAGGAGAGCAGCCCACCAAGATGCAGACCGTGTCGCGCGAGCAACTCTTGCGTGCACACCCTGACCAAGGTCTGTTCGATGAACTGGTGCGTACTTACCTGGGTACCGGTACTGGAATTGCTGGCATGCAGCCAAAAATCATGGTTCCCGACAGAGCTACGGTGCCTGTGCCCAATCTCATTGTCAAAACGGGATCTCCTGTGTATCCAGGGCTAGCCGCGAACGAGTTTTTGTGTATGACCGCCGCAGACAGGGCCGGGATCACGGTGCCGGCGTTTGATCTATCCGACGATGGGTCCATGATGATTCTGGACCGCTTTGATCTGCGCGAAGACGGTACCAGGCTGGGATTTGAAGATGTCGCTGCGCTGATGGGGCTGCAGGTGCATGACAAGCTTTCCGATCGGAAGTACCACGGCAGTTACGAGATGATTGCCGAAGTGTTTCGCACCATCAACTTGTCGGCCTCAGACCTGGAGGAATTCTTTGCGCAGGTGGCGTTTTCTGCGATGGTCCGCAATGGTGATGGTCACCTCAAGAATTTTGGGGTGCTATACACATCGGCGGCTGACGTCCACCTCTCGCCCATGTTCGATGTGATAACCACTTCGATCTACCAATACGAACGCTTCCCTGGCGGTCCGAGCATGGAAGACAACACAATGGCTCTCAAATTGTTCCGCGGTAAGCAGAGCAAGACAAAGACCTATCCGCTGCCTGATGAGCTGATCCAGTTTGGTACTCAGGTGTGTGGTGTGACACGGCCGCTGGAAGTGCTAGAGCGCATTGCGCAGGCCCTGCTGGAGACGCTGCAAGAGTACAAGATGGACACGCGAATTCCGGATGGACTGATAGCCAAGATGGGCACCGCCTGGGAGAAGGGGATGCCCAGCCGCACGCGTGGCACTGTTTTTTTGGCGACAGCAGGGGAAAACACAGCGAACCAGGTCCAGCTCCGCTTGCATGCGCTGCCGACGCTATCGCACATGGCGGGCGCGAGGTACACGCTCTGGCAATGTGCGTCGACTGCCATGCAACAGACGGGAGACACTGCGATCGATTGGAAGGCGGTGGAGGACGCTACGATCGCAGAAAGCATGGGCAGCAAGGGACAAACTGCCGAGAGCGTCTACGACGTCTTGCGCATTCATAGCCCAGGCGCCGTGACAGAAGCACAGCAAGCCGATCTCGCGCAACGTGTGGATGCCATGGCGAACAAGCTTACGCAGGCTCCAATAGATCCGAGACCTTCGCATACTCAAAGAGCACCTTAA
- a CDS encoding IS3 family transposase has product MILGLQQQLKEDGIEVSLVKLCRWFEVPRPTVCYTPTKMEPKLQDRFVTPIKAMIEENPSFGYRTVAHLLGMNKNTVQRVFQCKGWQVRKRPVGFRPRIQAVPSVAKVLNERWATDLCRVWAGRDGWTSLALVIDCHTRELLGWHLSRSGKFKTAESALEQALITRYGCLGKVPAPFLLRSDNGLVFTSRSYTALVKSYGLRQEFITPYTPEQNGMVERVIRTLKDQYVHRHRFESLQHVSRLIGDWIGFYNNQRPHQALGMRTPAEV; this is encoded by the coding sequence ATGATCCTGGGGCTGCAACAGCAATTGAAAGAAGATGGCATTGAAGTCAGCCTAGTCAAGCTGTGCCGCTGGTTTGAAGTCCCTAGACCCACCGTTTGTTACACGCCAACTAAGATGGAGCCAAAGCTGCAAGACCGGTTTGTCACGCCTATCAAAGCCATGATCGAAGAGAACCCATCATTCGGTTATCGCACCGTGGCACATCTTCTCGGCATGAACAAGAACACGGTACAGCGGGTATTCCAATGCAAGGGCTGGCAGGTTCGCAAGCGCCCAGTGGGTTTCAGACCGCGCATCCAGGCGGTGCCATCGGTAGCCAAAGTACTTAATGAACGTTGGGCGACCGACCTCTGTCGGGTATGGGCTGGTCGAGACGGTTGGACCAGCCTGGCGTTGGTGATTGACTGCCATACGCGTGAACTGCTGGGCTGGCACCTGAGCCGAAGCGGCAAATTCAAGACAGCAGAATCAGCACTAGAACAGGCCTTGATCACACGCTATGGGTGCCTGGGCAAGGTGCCAGCGCCGTTCCTGCTTCGCTCAGACAACGGCTTGGTTTTTACCAGCCGCAGCTACACAGCATTGGTCAAAAGCTACGGTCTGCGCCAGGAATTCATCACGCCGTACACGCCAGAGCAAAACGGAATGGTGGAACGGGTGATACGCACGCTGAAGGATCAATACGTGCACCGCCATCGATTTGAAAGCCTGCAACATGTCAGTCGACTTATTGGTGACTGGATTGGTTTTTATAACAACCAGCGGCCTCACCAGGCCCTTGGTATGCGTACCCCTGCTGAGGTTTAG
- a CDS encoding SDR family NAD(P)-dependent oxidoreductase, whose translation MKNLFADEDLLAKLGMQRHSMSGKTALITGSARGIGEHTAYALAYLGITVVIADISEEGKTVANRVLDSGGSAVFFRTDLRSELSTSLLINDIYEKFGNIDILINNAAQIQIGKTLEKSIVDWNSDYSANLVAPLQLMQNIVPKMLAARAGTVISLISLEGMPFMGSYCSSKMALRSLMISLGKEIPAESGVSVFSVMPGAVDTLTIANMISSFSKLVGVSEPEIKQMMSNNPGYEGLVPVAHAAASLAWFCCNAPQFHGQFVDGFLPLSQHNIIELDDYSNKQPQPGNYSSIPNFERDMNELIQVNRSLENRINERTRELEIANKKLLEASMTDPLTGLWNRRYADIAIREEIALAMRNCEETPQGIHLVLMDIDHFKSINDHFGHSFGDHVLKEFSIILQSQCRSTDKIIRWGGEEFLVIAKDIQNYSIESLVERIRLSVENHLFIGENGVNLKCTCSIGFAALSLSANSFTPSWETVVSIADSCMYAAKNNGRNQWFGTDADLNTIDSIGLSPKNLDINALRNFGLIKSMKQA comes from the coding sequence ATGAAAAATCTTTTTGCAGATGAGGATTTACTTGCCAAACTTGGAATGCAACGACATAGCATGTCCGGGAAAACAGCGTTAATCACTGGCTCAGCAAGAGGTATCGGAGAGCACACTGCTTACGCCCTCGCCTATTTGGGTATAACTGTAGTGATCGCAGACATATCGGAAGAAGGCAAAACCGTTGCAAACCGAGTATTGGATAGCGGAGGCTCTGCAGTATTTTTTAGAACTGATTTGCGATCCGAGTTATCCACATCACTTCTCATTAATGATATCTATGAGAAGTTTGGCAACATTGACATATTGATCAACAATGCTGCGCAAATACAAATTGGAAAGACTTTAGAAAAATCGATCGTAGATTGGAATAGTGACTATTCCGCCAATCTTGTTGCACCATTACAGTTGATGCAAAATATAGTTCCCAAAATGCTGGCTGCGAGAGCTGGCACAGTCATTTCACTTATATCACTTGAGGGCATGCCATTTATGGGCAGTTACTGCTCCAGCAAAATGGCGCTAAGGTCATTAATGATTTCTTTAGGGAAGGAAATTCCTGCGGAATCTGGAGTTTCCGTGTTTTCGGTCATGCCAGGTGCAGTCGATACTTTAACTATAGCCAACATGATTAGTTCCTTTTCAAAACTAGTTGGCGTAAGCGAACCCGAAATCAAACAGATGATGTCTAACAACCCAGGCTATGAAGGACTGGTTCCTGTAGCTCATGCCGCGGCGTCATTAGCTTGGTTTTGCTGTAATGCACCCCAGTTTCATGGTCAGTTTGTCGACGGATTTTTGCCGCTTAGTCAACACAATATCATTGAATTAGATGACTATAGTAACAAACAGCCTCAACCGGGCAATTACTCAAGCATACCCAATTTTGAAAGAGATATGAACGAGTTAATTCAAGTTAACAGAAGTTTGGAAAATAGAATTAACGAACGAACTCGCGAATTAGAAATTGCAAACAAGAAGTTGCTTGAAGCGAGCATGACGGATCCTCTGACCGGACTATGGAATCGTCGATATGCAGACATTGCGATACGAGAAGAAATTGCCCTCGCAATGCGAAATTGTGAAGAAACCCCACAAGGAATTCACCTAGTTCTGATGGACATCGACCACTTTAAGAGTATCAATGATCATTTTGGCCACTCATTTGGCGACCACGTATTGAAGGAATTTTCAATAATTCTTCAAAGCCAGTGTCGCTCCACGGACAAAATCATTCGTTGGGGCGGGGAAGAATTCTTGGTTATCGCAAAAGATATTCAAAACTACAGCATTGAGTCTTTAGTCGAACGAATAAGGTTGTCGGTCGAGAATCACCTTTTCATTGGTGAGAACGGAGTTAACTTGAAGTGCACCTGCTCTATTGGATTTGCTGCACTCTCACTTTCCGCTAATTCGTTTACGCCTTCATGGGAGACAGTTGTCTCAATCGCAGACTCGTGTATGTACGCTGCAAAAAACAACGGTAGGAACCAGTGGTTTGGCACAGATGCTGATTTGAATACGATTGATAGTATTGGTTTATCGCCAAAAAACTTGGATATAAATGCACTACGAAATTTTGGACTAATAAAGTCCATGAAACAAGCTTAA
- a CDS encoding YegP family protein, with product MAGWFELGKSSDGQFRFVLKAGNGEIILTSELYKAKSSAEAGITSVQTNCAIDDRYERKTSTNGKPYFNLKAANSQVIGTIQMHASVASRDEGITSVKSNGSTKTIKDNT from the coding sequence ATGGCTGGTTGGTTCGAACTTGGAAAGAGCAGCGATGGACAATTCCGTTTTGTCCTAAAGGCCGGCAACGGCGAAATTATTCTCACGAGTGAGTTGTACAAAGCCAAGAGCTCGGCGGAGGCTGGCATCACGTCTGTACAAACGAATTGTGCGATTGATGATCGATACGAGCGTAAAACATCTACCAACGGAAAGCCCTACTTCAATTTGAAGGCGGCAAACAGCCAAGTAATTGGCACGATTCAGATGCACGCCTCCGTCGCTTCGCGTGATGAGGGGATTACCAGTGTGAAGTCGAATGGATCGACCAAGACAATTAAAGATAACACCTAA
- a CDS encoding 3'-5' exonuclease — protein MMATIEQLGIQSTAHRSVLVKANAGAAKTTTLALRIGELLARGHPPQNILALTYTDSARRALRDAMVKVGIQSDMLARVGVTTYNRFAVHCLDDDTQVISEPEQTNGHIWKALEQLREQSSEHDIKRFWSPVDGDNDFSEMFLRFAAKAKGMLVREAAFWEERNITWDFAEEIGMDFTLLRLLGKYEKLRFPQGDDFPPRFRFGHDATYDLARIIGDPNYPMSDRRSLIGKWPLSVKALLVDEMHDLNAAMFTITKRIVESFPDAYFCGVGDSDQVIHASAGADRKYMDKALFEDTTGRQVKVMNLTASFRFGKGLATHVGFFSTKPYASGAKHETQVIHTTYEDDIDCATQVVSAAKAWKSEKRPLSELAVLLRQPHQSILIENALLEAGMPYSTTGFETYLHRPEVLLVRALLAIGLNRFDTITSVQTRKRIVEALVSFCQVELDYGQDDDKYLTPVQRLEIAINEVTLHPDTIRIFLEGPIFRGSSAAVRRRLSKSLKIVQEVREASMFPMMLNALEMAVWANDRWVEKQRRVDAIAHLQGLKIAASGYSDVVAFFDHLNQMEIKHEKHEEEYQRAAKLSRLHLADVATVKGLEFEHVILPFLAQGEFPASNCESPTDERNMMYVAMTRARSVLSVITSATQPSEFVGQLGI, from the coding sequence ATGATGGCGACGATTGAGCAACTCGGTATTCAAAGCACCGCTCATCGCTCAGTTTTAGTAAAAGCAAACGCTGGGGCTGCCAAAACCACGACTCTTGCATTGCGCATCGGAGAACTGTTGGCCCGTGGACATCCGCCTCAGAACATTCTTGCGCTGACCTACACAGATTCCGCCCGACGTGCATTGAGAGACGCCATGGTGAAAGTAGGAATTCAATCAGATATGTTGGCCCGAGTGGGGGTTACGACTTACAACAGGTTTGCGGTGCACTGTCTTGATGATGACACACAAGTCATCTCTGAGCCCGAGCAGACAAACGGGCATATATGGAAGGCTCTAGAGCAGTTACGCGAGCAGTCCAGCGAGCACGACATCAAGAGGTTTTGGAGTCCAGTTGATGGTGACAATGACTTTTCTGAGATGTTTCTGCGTTTTGCCGCCAAGGCAAAGGGTATGTTGGTAAGAGAAGCAGCATTTTGGGAAGAACGAAACATCACGTGGGACTTCGCCGAGGAAATCGGGATGGACTTCACACTTTTGCGCCTACTCGGAAAATATGAAAAACTACGTTTCCCGCAAGGTGATGACTTTCCGCCCAGATTCCGATTCGGCCACGATGCCACCTATGATCTGGCAAGAATTATTGGTGATCCCAACTATCCAATGTCTGACCGGCGGTCACTCATTGGCAAGTGGCCCTTATCTGTAAAGGCTCTTTTGGTCGACGAAATGCACGACCTCAACGCGGCGATGTTTACGATTACAAAACGAATAGTGGAAAGCTTTCCAGACGCTTATTTTTGCGGGGTTGGTGACTCTGATCAGGTCATTCACGCGAGTGCTGGGGCAGACCGAAAATACATGGACAAGGCACTATTTGAGGACACTACCGGGCGCCAAGTAAAAGTGATGAATTTGACAGCGAGTTTCCGCTTCGGCAAAGGGCTTGCGACCCACGTTGGATTTTTTTCAACCAAGCCCTATGCATCTGGTGCGAAGCATGAGACTCAAGTTATCCACACCACATATGAAGATGACATAGATTGTGCAACCCAAGTAGTGTCCGCAGCCAAGGCCTGGAAGTCTGAAAAGAGGCCCTTGAGCGAACTGGCCGTTCTCTTAAGGCAACCGCACCAATCTATTCTCATAGAGAACGCCTTACTAGAGGCTGGGATGCCATATTCCACGACTGGATTTGAAACCTATCTGCATCGCCCAGAGGTCCTACTTGTACGGGCTTTATTGGCCATTGGCCTTAACCGGTTCGATACCATCACCAGCGTGCAGACACGCAAACGTATCGTAGAAGCATTGGTGTCATTTTGCCAAGTTGAACTAGATTACGGTCAGGATGACGATAAATACTTGACACCTGTCCAACGCCTTGAGATAGCGATCAATGAAGTGACTCTTCATCCAGACACGATTCGGATTTTCCTTGAGGGCCCTATCTTTCGTGGATCGTCCGCAGCAGTGCGTAGACGGTTGAGTAAATCTCTGAAGATCGTTCAAGAGGTCCGCGAGGCTAGTATGTTTCCCATGATGCTAAATGCACTTGAAATGGCGGTATGGGCAAATGACAGGTGGGTGGAAAAGCAGCGCAGAGTGGATGCGATAGCTCATCTGCAAGGGCTAAAGATCGCAGCATCGGGCTATTCCGATGTGGTAGCGTTTTTCGATCACCTCAACCAAATGGAAATTAAGCATGAGAAACACGAAGAAGAATATCAACGAGCCGCGAAATTGTCTAGGCTACACCTAGCTGATGTGGCTACCGTAAAAGGTCTTGAGTTTGAGCACGTGATCTTGCCATTTTTGGCTCAAGGTGAGTTTCCAGCAAGTAACTGCGAATCGCCTACAGACGAACGCAACATGATGTACGTGGCGATGACACGTGCTCGGTCCGTTCTTTCGGTCATAACCAGTGCTACCCAACCAAGCGAATTTGTTGGCCAGTTGGGTATCTGA
- a CDS encoding transposase gives MSTRMEEDIKRWTAKRKAALVMEIIQGKTTVAEASRSFDIAPSEIVEWVDEAKCGMENALRTKPLEIKAQYERQIKDLQEAYGEAMLELRA, from the coding sequence ATGAGCACGAGGATGGAAGAAGACATCAAACGCTGGACAGCCAAGCGCAAAGCTGCCTTGGTCATGGAAATTATTCAAGGCAAGACCACGGTCGCAGAGGCCAGCCGAAGCTTTGACATAGCACCCTCGGAAATCGTGGAATGGGTGGACGAAGCCAAGTGCGGGATGGAGAACGCCTTGCGTACCAAGCCTCTGGAAATCAAAGCGCAGTATGAGCGTCAGATCAAGGATTTGCAGGAGGCCTACGGCGAAGCCATGTTGGAGCTGCGTGCCTGA
- a CDS encoding PH domain-containing protein, protein MSYVQSSLMNGEKIILFGSIHRADLYFSFTISTIGLSFSLLGFIYLWPIFISGVFLVCQSWAKISSTEVAVTNKRIIIKVGHILRNTVELPLNKVESISASQNKPGEILGFGTIYIKSIGPSTTVIPKVCDPFRFQEIASSAVKAHK, encoded by the coding sequence ATGAGTTACGTGCAGTCCAGTTTAATGAATGGAGAAAAGATAATTTTATTCGGCAGTATTCATCGCGCGGATCTATATTTTAGCTTCACGATTTCCACCATCGGACTCTCGTTTTCCTTATTGGGCTTCATTTATTTGTGGCCGATCTTCATTTCTGGAGTTTTTCTTGTTTGCCAGAGTTGGGCAAAGATTAGCTCCACCGAGGTAGCAGTAACAAACAAAAGGATTATTATTAAAGTTGGTCACATTCTCAGGAATACAGTTGAACTCCCATTAAACAAAGTTGAATCGATTAGTGCATCTCAAAACAAACCGGGGGAAATTCTAGGTTTTGGAACGATTTACATTAAATCTATAGGACCTTCTACTACAGTAATTCCCAAAGTTTGCGATCCATTCCGTTTCCAAGAGATCGCCTCCAGTGCTGTTAAAGCACATAAATAG
- a CDS encoding toll/interleukin-1 receptor domain-containing protein: MEKAAVESVIAQVREKFGAIRHPATGEFPTIFAVGDSLKTLQMRVEGSAELLAIVKERYTSDDLPIEFVTRSTAAPKVFLSYAWEDRILAEKIAIALQSSGIETWWAEWCIAAGDSLRQKIDAGLSECSHFVVLLTPESIQKPWVNQEMDAGLVRRLSQRAKFIPLRHGLEPALLPALLTGMLSPEVDARASNIQQLINDIHGLTRKPPLGQAPKQGTSAVGTETGYSAAANAIAEVFVKGSSGGCLFDPQVQVEDMMKQTGLSAEDVVDAMHELSSLAVLHRGELTWPKEELFSEFDKFWMPWDPAKDALQLAADVVNAEGFPEATEDIATHYGWEARRLNPAITYLATRGAMRTTRALSARWVSIWIQKTDAMRRFVKSRS; encoded by the coding sequence TTGGAGAAGGCTGCTGTTGAAAGCGTCATCGCCCAAGTGCGCGAGAAGTTTGGAGCGATTCGCCATCCGGCAACAGGAGAGTTCCCGACCATCTTCGCTGTAGGGGACTCACTCAAGACGCTTCAAATGCGCGTAGAAGGAAGCGCAGAGCTCCTTGCGATAGTCAAGGAGAGATATACGAGCGATGACTTGCCAATCGAATTTGTGACCAGGAGTACGGCTGCTCCGAAAGTATTCTTGAGCTACGCTTGGGAAGACAGGATTTTGGCTGAGAAGATTGCCATCGCACTTCAGTCGAGCGGCATCGAAACGTGGTGGGCAGAGTGGTGCATAGCCGCCGGCGACAGTCTGCGACAGAAAATCGATGCAGGTCTTAGCGAGTGCTCGCACTTCGTCGTATTACTCACGCCTGAGTCAATTCAAAAGCCTTGGGTAAACCAGGAAATGGACGCCGGCTTGGTGCGTAGGCTGAGTCAGAGGGCGAAATTCATCCCGCTGAGGCATGGCCTTGAACCTGCGCTGCTGCCTGCTTTGCTGACCGGCATGCTCTCTCCAGAAGTTGACGCTAGGGCGAGCAACATCCAGCAGCTTATCAATGACATTCATGGTCTCACGCGCAAGCCCCCACTTGGGCAGGCTCCTAAGCAAGGGACCTCAGCCGTCGGAACGGAGACTGGTTACTCGGCGGCCGCAAACGCCATCGCCGAGGTTTTTGTAAAAGGCTCTTCTGGTGGATGCCTTTTCGACCCACAGGTGCAGGTCGAGGACATGATGAAGCAAACCGGTTTGTCAGCCGAAGACGTTGTAGATGCAATGCACGAGCTTTCGAGTTTGGCCGTTCTACATCGAGGCGAGTTAACCTGGCCGAAAGAGGAATTGTTTTCCGAGTTCGACAAGTTCTGGATGCCTTGGGACCCGGCGAAAGATGCGCTGCAGTTGGCAGCGGACGTAGTCAATGCCGAAGGGTTCCCGGAAGCGACAGAGGACATCGCCACCCATTACGGATGGGAAGCAAGACGGCTGAATCCTGCTATCACATACTTGGCGACCCGGGGAGCTATGCGAACGACTAGGGCGCTCAGTGCACGATGGGTGTCAATTTGGATCCAGAAGACCGATGCGATGCGACGCTTCGTCAAGTCTCGCAGCTAA
- a CDS encoding J domain-containing protein, protein MHSLYEILEVSPNASGDVIRAAYRCLAQKHHPDKLEQAAVRDRDKKMSDLNFAYSVLSDPAKRSKYDIQIGLNIGAHDRRRGEGSIRNNGISSRDNKPSVRPFGFRPFV, encoded by the coding sequence ATGCATTCATTGTACGAAATACTTGAAGTTAGCCCCAATGCTAGCGGAGATGTTATCCGCGCAGCCTATCGATGTTTAGCTCAAAAACATCACCCAGACAAACTTGAGCAGGCTGCAGTTAGGGATCGTGACAAAAAAATGTCAGACTTAAATTTTGCGTATTCTGTACTTTCAGACCCTGCAAAAAGGAGTAAATATGATATTCAGATCGGCTTAAACATTGGTGCGCATGATCGGCGCAGGGGCGAAGGTTCAATCCGAAATAATGGGATATCTAGTCGTGACAACAAACCATCCGTACGTCCGTTTGGTTTCCGGCCTTTCGTTTGA